In Pseudomonas oryzicola, one DNA window encodes the following:
- the xthA gene encoding exodeoxyribonuclease III yields the protein MKIVCFNINGLRARPHQLAALIEKHQPDVIGLQETKVSDDQFPQADVQALGYHVHYHGQKGHYGVALLSREAPLSLHKGFATDEEDAQRRFIWGTFADADGNPITIMNGYFPQGESRDHPTKFPAKQRFYGDLQALLEGQFRNDQPLLVMGDMNISPQDCDIGIGPDNAKRWLKTGKCSFLPEEREWLERLKGWGLVDSFRHLHPDVADRFSWFDYRSRGFEDEPKRGLRIDLIMASQHLVPRLKAAGVDYELRGMEKPSDHAPIWLELS from the coding sequence ATGAAGATCGTCTGTTTCAACATCAACGGCCTGCGAGCCCGACCGCACCAGCTGGCGGCACTGATCGAAAAGCACCAGCCGGACGTGATCGGCCTGCAGGAAACCAAGGTCAGCGACGATCAGTTCCCACAGGCAGACGTGCAGGCACTGGGTTACCACGTGCATTACCACGGCCAGAAAGGCCATTATGGCGTCGCGCTGCTGTCGCGCGAGGCACCGCTGAGCCTGCACAAGGGCTTTGCCACCGATGAGGAAGATGCCCAGCGCCGCTTCATCTGGGGCACCTTCGCCGATGCCGACGGCAACCCGATCACCATCATGAACGGCTACTTTCCCCAAGGCGAAAGCCGCGACCATCCCACCAAGTTCCCGGCCAAGCAGCGCTTCTACGGCGACCTGCAGGCGCTGCTGGAAGGCCAGTTCCGCAATGACCAGCCACTGCTGGTGATGGGCGACATGAATATCTCGCCGCAGGACTGCGACATCGGCATCGGCCCGGACAATGCCAAGCGCTGGCTCAAGACCGGCAAGTGCAGCTTCCTGCCGGAAGAGCGGGAGTGGCTTGAGCGCCTGAAAGGCTGGGGCCTGGTCGACAGCTTCCGCCACCTGCACCCGGACGTGGCCGACCGCTTCAGCTGGTTCGACTACCGCAGCCGTGGTTTCGAGGACGAGCCCAAGCGCGGCCTGCGCATCGACCTGATCATGGCTTCGCAGCACCTGGTGCCACGGCTCAAGGCCGCGGGCGTGGATTACGAACTGCGCGGGATGGAAAAGCCTTCGGACCATGCACCGATCTGGCTGGAGTTGAGCTGA
- a CDS encoding anti-sigma factor family protein, protein MTRLIPSEDELHAYVDERLEPARRAEVHAWLAANPQAAAKVEGWRADARRLRAALAGFADLPGAAQLDLGQLQRQVRQRRQRRWARAAVLLLALGVGGLGGWQVRDATLAQANLPMADAVQAHRLFAGSEALDIQASDPAQLRDWLGRHFSRVGQLPDLAGYGFKPVGARLLSNEQGPAALLVFEDGKGQRISLFLRSPGEQYRRMPDGQRVDGQLEARYWSHGAYNFALVSAADDVRGAGVGEALRLGL, encoded by the coding sequence ATGACGCGCCTGATCCCCAGCGAAGACGAATTGCACGCGTATGTCGATGAGCGCCTGGAGCCTGCACGCCGCGCCGAGGTGCACGCCTGGCTGGCGGCCAACCCGCAGGCCGCGGCCAAGGTCGAGGGCTGGCGTGCCGATGCCCGCCGCTTGCGCGCGGCGTTGGCCGGCTTTGCCGACCTGCCTGGGGCGGCGCAGCTGGACCTGGGCCAGTTGCAGCGGCAAGTACGCCAGCGCCGTCAGCGCCGCTGGGCCAGGGCGGCAGTGCTGCTGCTGGCATTGGGCGTGGGCGGGCTGGGCGGTTGGCAGGTGCGCGACGCGACCCTGGCGCAGGCGAATCTGCCGATGGCCGATGCCGTCCAGGCGCACCGCCTGTTTGCCGGCAGCGAGGCGCTGGATATCCAGGCCAGCGACCCGGCGCAGTTGCGCGACTGGCTGGGCCGGCATTTCAGCCGCGTGGGCCAGTTGCCGGACCTGGCAGGTTATGGTTTCAAACCGGTGGGCGCGCGCTTGCTCAGCAACGAGCAAGGGCCGGCGGCGTTGCTGGTGTTCGAGGATGGCAAGGGGCAGCGCATCAGCCTGTTCCTGCGGTCACCGGGCGAGCAGTACCGGCGCATGCCGGATGGGCAGCGGGTGGACGGCCAGCTGGAGGCGCGGTACTGGTCGCACGGGGCCTACAACTTTGCCTTGGTCAGCGCGGCGGACGATGTGCGCGGGGCAGGGGTAGGCGAGGCGTTGCGGTTGGGATTGTGA
- a CDS encoding cytochrome b: protein MRPEAFHPIARLLHWLMALLILAMLFIGVSMVVDLSPRHTLLLSLHKATGLALLVLVVLRITVRLALPHPPLPHNLPAPQRWAAGASHVLLYGLMLGMPLLGWGMLSAGGYPAPLGLPAIAPHDLQLYAVLRQAHGWAGYLLFATVQVHLAAALMHAWVRRDGVLRSMWPGPLRRTP from the coding sequence ATGAGACCCGAAGCCTTTCACCCGATCGCCCGCCTGTTGCATTGGTTGATGGCCCTCCTGATCCTGGCCATGTTGTTCATCGGAGTGAGCATGGTCGTGGACCTGTCGCCACGTCATACCCTGCTGCTCAGCCTGCACAAGGCCACCGGCCTGGCCCTGCTGGTGCTGGTGGTGCTGCGCATCACGGTGCGCCTGGCCCTGCCTCACCCGCCTTTGCCGCACAACCTGCCGGCGCCGCAGCGTTGGGCGGCCGGGGCTTCGCATGTGCTGCTGTATGGCCTGATGCTGGGCATGCCACTGCTGGGCTGGGGCATGTTGTCTGCGGGTGGTTACCCAGCCCCGCTGGGCCTGCCGGCGATCGCTCCACACGACTTGCAGCTGTATGCCGTGTTGCGCCAGGCCCACGGCTGGGCCGGCTACCTGCTGTTTGCCACCGTGCAGGTGCACCTGGCCGCGGCCTTGATGCATGCGTGGGTGCGCCGTGACGGCGTGTTGCGTAGCATGTGGCCAGGCCCCCTGCGCCGCACCCCGTGA
- a CDS encoding MFS transporter → MNLAKDPATLLPASTLNLRPLLLANMACTLSMMAFVALIGPLARQLGMATWQAGAAVTVAGVVWVLLARPWGRAADRLGRRRVLLLGSAGFTLAYWLLCLFVEGALRWLPGATLAFVGLTVARGCIGAFYAAIPVGCNALIADHVEPQRRARAMAALGAANAVGLVVGPALAALLARHSLSLPFHIMSLLPACAFLVLLLRLKPQALPQRHAPSPVRLTDPRLRRPLLVAFCAMLSVTVSQIIVGFFALDRLHLGPTEAAQAAGIALTTVGVALILAQVVLRQLEWPPLKMIRVGATLAALGFACGALATTAPWLWACYFVAAAGMGFVFPAFSALAANAMHASEQGATAGSIGAAQGMGAVVGPLAGTLVYALDPRLPFLAVAALLLLVGLWPMPREQRA, encoded by the coding sequence ATGAATCTTGCAAAGGACCCTGCCACTCTCCTGCCTGCCAGCACGCTGAACCTGCGGCCGCTGTTGCTGGCCAACATGGCCTGCACCCTGTCGATGATGGCTTTTGTCGCCCTGATCGGCCCGCTTGCCCGGCAGCTTGGCATGGCCACCTGGCAAGCCGGTGCTGCGGTGACCGTGGCGGGTGTGGTCTGGGTGTTGCTGGCACGCCCCTGGGGGCGCGCAGCGGACCGCCTCGGCCGCCGACGCGTCCTGCTGCTGGGCAGTGCCGGCTTCACCCTGGCCTACTGGCTGTTGTGCCTGTTCGTCGAAGGCGCTCTGCGCTGGCTACCGGGAGCGACCCTGGCGTTCGTCGGCCTGACCGTGGCACGCGGTTGCATCGGCGCCTTCTATGCCGCCATTCCAGTGGGCTGCAACGCGCTGATCGCCGACCACGTCGAACCACAACGCCGGGCCCGCGCCATGGCCGCGCTGGGCGCCGCCAACGCCGTCGGCCTGGTGGTCGGGCCAGCGCTGGCTGCGCTGCTGGCACGGCATAGCCTGAGCCTGCCGTTCCACATCATGTCGCTGTTGCCGGCCTGCGCCTTCCTGGTCCTGCTGCTGCGCCTCAAACCGCAGGCGCTGCCGCAGCGCCATGCCCCCAGCCCGGTGCGGCTGACCGACCCGCGCCTGCGCCGGCCGCTGCTGGTGGCATTCTGCGCCATGCTCAGTGTCACGGTGTCGCAGATCATCGTCGGTTTCTTCGCCCTCGACCGCCTGCACCTGGGCCCGACCGAAGCCGCCCAGGCTGCCGGAATTGCCCTGACCACGGTAGGCGTGGCGCTGATCCTGGCACAAGTGGTGCTGCGCCAGCTGGAATGGCCGCCACTGAAAATGATCCGGGTCGGTGCCACGCTGGCGGCCCTGGGCTTTGCCTGTGGTGCGCTGGCAACCACCGCGCCGTGGCTATGGGCCTGCTACTTTGTCGCGGCAGCGGGCATGGGCTTCGTGTTCCCGGCGTTCTCCGCCCTGGCGGCAAATGCCATGCACGCCTCGGAGCAAGGCGCCACGGCCGGTTCCATCGGTGCGGCCCAGGGCATGGGCGCGGTGGTCGGGCCGCTGGCAGGCACCCTGGTGTATGCGCTGGACCCGCGCTTGCCGTTCCTCGCCGTTGCGGCCCTGTTGCTGCTGGTAGGGCTGTGGCCGATGCCCCGCGAACAAAGGGCCTGA
- a CDS encoding sigma-70 family RNA polymerase sigma factor encodes MHDLDDHQWRELLARLRRFAVWLTREPGSADDLVQATVERALSRRAQQRDADALRAWLFTILYRLFLDGKRRERLHARWLSWFGRGERDEEPVGDNLEAIVQAQADLQAFARLTAEQRALLLLVTVEGLSYKEAAQALGIPIGTVMSRLSRARNALRQLTEGAPQPPALRRLK; translated from the coding sequence ATGCACGACCTGGACGACCACCAGTGGCGCGAACTGCTTGCCCGCCTGCGCCGCTTTGCCGTGTGGCTGACCCGCGAGCCGGGCAGCGCCGATGACCTGGTGCAGGCCACGGTCGAGCGGGCCCTGAGCCGGCGCGCTCAACAACGTGACGCCGATGCGCTGCGCGCCTGGTTGTTCACCATCCTTTATCGGCTGTTCCTCGACGGTAAACGTCGCGAGCGCCTGCATGCACGCTGGCTGTCCTGGTTCGGCCGTGGTGAACGTGATGAAGAGCCGGTTGGCGACAACCTCGAAGCCATCGTCCAGGCCCAGGCCGACCTGCAGGCGTTTGCCCGGTTGACGGCGGAGCAGCGTGCCTTGCTGCTGCTGGTCACTGTCGAAGGCCTGAGCTACAAGGAGGCCGCCCAGGCACTTGGCATCCCCATCGGCACCGTGATGTCGCGCCTGTCGCGCGCGCGCAATGCCTTGCGCCAGCTGACCGAGGGAGCCCCCCAGCCACCAGCCTTGCGGAGACTGAAATGA
- a CDS encoding catalase family peroxidase, which translates to MTMKSPLHGQALALRLAAIGAVVLAAGASFAYAAGWLGEPRLTPQRIIDTFEAQAGHYPGYRKNHAKGLCVSGYFQASGQAASLSTARVFSQQRVPVTGRFAIGGANPFAPDTGIPVRSLAIQLSTDDGQVWRTGMNNPPVLAVSTPQGFYEQVLASAPDPATGKPDPGKLQAFFAAHPESAAFRQWAAGYKPSNSFASTQYHSINAFRLVDSTGAAHPVRWQLEPHTAFAALPAQVDDKQFLQHDLQQRLAQGPLRWTLRLALAAPGDALDDPARPWPAERRSVDAGTLVLEQVDAPEQGACRDLNFDPLILPAGIEASNDPILAARSAAYSESFNRRSHESLSTGAQP; encoded by the coding sequence ATGACCATGAAATCACCCCTGCACGGCCAGGCCCTGGCCCTGCGCCTGGCTGCCATCGGCGCCGTGGTGCTGGCCGCCGGTGCCAGCTTTGCCTATGCCGCCGGCTGGCTCGGCGAGCCCCGGCTGACCCCACAACGGATCATCGACACGTTCGAAGCGCAGGCCGGGCATTACCCGGGTTACCGCAAGAACCACGCCAAGGGCCTGTGCGTCAGCGGCTACTTCCAGGCCAGTGGGCAAGCCGCCAGCCTCTCTACAGCGCGCGTGTTCAGCCAGCAACGGGTGCCGGTGACTGGCCGTTTCGCCATCGGCGGTGCCAACCCGTTCGCCCCGGACACCGGCATACCGGTACGCAGCCTGGCCATCCAGCTGAGCACCGACGACGGGCAGGTCTGGCGCACCGGCATGAACAACCCGCCGGTGCTGGCGGTCAGCACGCCGCAGGGGTTCTATGAGCAAGTGCTGGCGAGCGCGCCCGACCCGGCCACCGGCAAGCCGGACCCAGGCAAACTGCAGGCGTTCTTCGCCGCCCATCCGGAAAGCGCGGCGTTCCGCCAATGGGCGGCGGGCTACAAACCGAGCAACAGCTTTGCCAGCACGCAATACCACAGCATCAATGCCTTCCGCCTGGTCGACAGCACCGGCGCAGCCCACCCCGTACGCTGGCAACTTGAACCGCACACCGCGTTTGCCGCGTTACCTGCCCAGGTCGATGACAAGCAGTTCCTGCAACACGACCTGCAGCAACGCCTGGCCCAAGGCCCATTGCGCTGGACCCTGCGCCTGGCCCTGGCCGCCCCGGGCGATGCGCTGGACGACCCTGCCCGCCCCTGGCCTGCCGAACGGCGCAGCGTGGATGCCGGCACCCTGGTGCTGGAACAGGTCGACGCCCCCGAGCAAGGTGCCTGCCGTGACCTCAACTTCGACCCGCTGATACTGCCTGCAGGTATAGAAGCGTCCAACGACCCGATCCTCGCCGCGCGCTCCGCCGCCTATTCGGAATCCTTCAACCGCCGCAGCCATGAATCGCTCAGCACTGGAGCCCAGCCATGA
- a CDS encoding autotransporter assembly complex protein TamA, which produces MTYSGRLTWGLVIWAASFAAWGQSELLVKVKPANKALKANVEGYIGTLGDRDEEALLRFSRGAQEQARKAAQALGYYQAQIDTEVKPASAADHSPQLIITITPGEPVRLRNVIVRIEGPASELKAFRVPDSKALRAGEQLNHGHYEDAKRLIQNQASRYGFFNGRFSRQRLAVDPQAGVADIELVYQSGPRYRLGAVTFGGDTPLDDDLLQRMVSFKPGTPYDSELVAELNNDLQSSGYFEGVRVDAAPTAAVGEEVPVDVHLQTRKPRTLGLGLGFSTDVGPRGKANWTRHWVNPQGHSYGWETELSAPRQNVGLWYDIPLDPPLTDKLRFAGGYQNEELAGTDTLSKLLTVGPEWHSKLPSGWQRVISLKYQREEYRLGDDSGLSNLLMPGVSFSFLRSDNRIDPHNGYRLQFDVQAAKEGLVSDTNLLHGNVLLKGLTTLGHNHRLLGRVQFGGSATNGFRNNVPPSLRFFAGGDQSVRGYDYQTLSPKNSDGDRIGGRYLVAGSVEYQYSLSEKWRLATFVDQGNSFNDLELPSLKTGVGFGVRWVSPVGPLRLDLARALDDEGGIRLHFSMGPEL; this is translated from the coding sequence ATGACGTATTCAGGAAGATTGACCTGGGGCCTGGTTATCTGGGCCGCCAGTTTCGCAGCATGGGGCCAGAGCGAGTTGCTGGTGAAGGTAAAACCGGCCAACAAGGCGCTCAAGGCCAATGTCGAAGGTTACATCGGTACCCTTGGCGACCGCGATGAGGAAGCGCTGCTGCGCTTCAGTCGCGGCGCCCAGGAGCAGGCGCGCAAAGCGGCACAGGCACTTGGCTACTATCAGGCGCAGATCGATACCGAGGTCAAGCCTGCCAGCGCGGCTGACCATTCCCCGCAACTGATCATCACCATCACCCCGGGCGAGCCGGTTCGCCTGCGCAACGTGATCGTGCGCATCGAAGGGCCGGCCAGCGAGCTGAAGGCCTTTCGCGTGCCCGACAGCAAGGCGCTACGTGCAGGTGAACAACTCAACCATGGCCATTACGAAGATGCCAAACGGCTGATCCAGAACCAGGCTTCGCGCTATGGCTTTTTCAATGGGCGCTTCAGCCGCCAGCGCCTGGCGGTCGACCCCCAGGCAGGCGTGGCCGACATCGAGCTGGTCTACCAGAGCGGCCCACGCTACCGCCTGGGCGCCGTTACCTTCGGCGGCGACACCCCGCTGGACGATGACCTGCTGCAGCGCATGGTCTCGTTCAAGCCGGGTACACCCTACGACTCCGAACTGGTCGCCGAACTGAACAACGACCTGCAATCGAGCGGTTACTTCGAAGGCGTGCGCGTGGATGCAGCGCCCACCGCTGCGGTCGGTGAGGAAGTGCCGGTGGACGTCCACCTGCAAACACGCAAGCCGCGCACCCTGGGCCTGGGCCTGGGCTTCTCGACCGACGTCGGCCCGCGTGGCAAGGCCAACTGGACCCGCCACTGGGTCAACCCGCAAGGCCACAGCTATGGCTGGGAAACCGAACTGTCGGCACCCCGGCAGAACGTCGGCCTGTGGTACGACATACCGCTCGACCCGCCGCTGACCGACAAGCTGCGCTTCGCTGGCGGCTACCAGAACGAGGAACTCGCCGGCACCGATACCCTCAGTAAACTGCTGACGGTCGGCCCCGAGTGGCACAGCAAGCTGCCCAGCGGCTGGCAGCGGGTAATTTCGCTCAAGTACCAGCGTGAGGAGTATCGCCTGGGCGATGATTCGGGGTTGAGCAACCTGCTGATGCCGGGGGTCAGCTTCTCCTTCTTGCGCAGTGACAACCGGATCGACCCGCACAACGGCTACCGCCTGCAGTTCGATGTGCAGGCCGCCAAGGAAGGCCTGGTCTCGGACACCAACCTGTTGCATGGCAACGTGCTGCTCAAGGGCCTGACCACCCTTGGCCACAACCACCGGCTGCTCGGCCGGGTGCAGTTCGGTGGCAGTGCGACCAATGGTTTCAGGAACAACGTTCCGCCTTCACTGCGCTTCTTCGCCGGTGGCGACCAGAGCGTGCGCGGCTACGACTACCAGACCCTGTCGCCGAAGAACAGCGACGGTGATCGCATTGGCGGGCGTTACCTGGTAGCTGGCAGTGTCGAGTACCAGTATTCGCTGAGCGAGAAGTGGCGGCTGGCTACCTTCGTCGATCAGGGTAACTCGTTCAACGACCTTGAACTGCCGAGCCTGAAGACCGGCGTCGGTTTTGGTGTGCGCTGGGTATCGCCGGTCGGGCCATTGCGCCTGGACCTGGCCAGGGCGCTGGATGACGAAGGGGGCATTCGCCTGCACTTTTCCATGGGGCCTGAGCTGTGA
- a CDS encoding GNAT family N-acetyltransferase, whose translation MPETTAAPARVCLLDDGYSREARSLLYNAYRHEPTFAYIFEAQRPGYERRLRVMVREWVRQHFYLQLPAIGLLLEDRLIALALIVPPLRRLGVADSWAWRLRMMLGTGLRCTRRYMDYQAALASCLPSEKVHVLPLLGVHPQFQGKQYGEQLLQAVHDWCAADASTQGVVLDTGNEHYLAFYQRQGYEEIGEVAVGPIRERVFFHPNPVSSDSAFA comes from the coding sequence ATGCCCGAAACCACTGCCGCTCCGGCGCGTGTGTGCCTGCTCGACGACGGCTACAGCCGTGAAGCGCGTTCACTGTTGTACAACGCCTACCGCCACGAACCGACCTTCGCCTATATCTTCGAGGCCCAGCGCCCGGGTTATGAGCGGCGCCTGCGGGTGATGGTGCGCGAGTGGGTTCGCCAGCACTTCTACCTGCAACTGCCGGCCATCGGCCTGCTGCTGGAGGACCGCCTGATCGCCCTGGCCCTGATCGTGCCGCCGCTACGGCGGCTGGGCGTGGCCGACAGCTGGGCCTGGCGCCTGCGCATGATGCTGGGTACCGGCCTGCGCTGCACCCGCCGCTACATGGACTACCAGGCTGCCCTGGCCAGCTGTCTGCCCAGCGAAAAAGTCCATGTGCTGCCGTTGTTGGGGGTTCACCCGCAGTTTCAGGGCAAGCAGTACGGCGAGCAATTGTTGCAAGCTGTGCACGACTGGTGCGCAGCCGACGCGAGCACCCAGGGAGTGGTACTGGACACCGGAAACGAGCACTACCTGGCGTTTTATCAGCGCCAGGGCTATGAAGAAATTGGAGAGGTGGCTGTAGGGCCAATCCGAGAGAGGGTGTTCTTTCATCCCAACCCGGTCTCGTCCGATTCCGCTTTTGCCTGA